Proteins encoded in a region of the Alosa sapidissima isolate fAloSap1 chromosome 19, fAloSap1.pri, whole genome shotgun sequence genome:
- the capn3a gene encoding calpain-3 isoform X3 produces MPYTPSGFFCDRLIRERERRDGEGSLSKPLRFSGQDFTILKQEYIQKKSLFEDDTFPASVESLGYKELGHKSNKVKNIVWKRPKDISDNPQFIVGGASRTDICQGDLGDCWLLAAIASLTLNEKLLYRVVPQDQSFSDNYAGIFHFQFWRYGDWVDVVIDDRIPTFNGQLVFTKSAERNEFWSALLEKAYAKLHGSYEALKGGNTTEAMEDFTGGVTEFYELKEAPKELYKIMNKALERGSLMGCSIDSLVPARFETRTATGLVKGHAYSVTAVEECKPSQHKDSKVRLVRLRNPWGQVEWNGPWSDNSKEWTTIPKAEKEKLQHQNAEDGEFWMSFEDFKKNYTKIEICNLTPDALEDDKIHKWTVSVNEGRWVRGCSAGGCRNYPDTFWTNPQYRLRLLEEDDDPEDNEMACSFVVALMQKNRRKERKMGANLFTIGFAIYEVPKEMHGNKQHMQKEFFLFNSSKARCKSYINLREVTQRFRLSPGEYVIVPSTYEPHQEGEFILRVFSEKRNTSEEIENRIEADHPVPAPASAGEESEEDQQFRTIFQQIAGDVSTWKPVSAGGTVSEMEISANELKNVLNRVVSKHKEMNTEGFSLESCRSMIALMDMDGTGRLNLQEFRHLWNKIKQWQGIFKHYDSEQTGSVNSYEMRNAVNDAGFRLNNQLYDIITMRYANENMNIDFDSFVSCLVRLEGMFRAFQAFDQDGDGTIRLSVLEWLQLTMYA; encoded by the exons ATGCCGTATACACCGTCTGGCTTTTTCTGCGACCGGTTGATCCGGGAGCGAGAACGCAGAGACGGAGAAGGATCTTTGAGCAAGCCTCTTCGCTTCAGTGGACAGGATTTCACCATCCTCAAGCAGGAGTACATCCAAAAGAAGAGCCTGTTCGAGGATGACACTTTTCCCGCCTCCGTGGAATCTTTGGGATACAAAGAGCTGGGTCACAAGTCCAACAAGGTCAAGAACATCGTCTGGAAGAGACCCAAG GACATTAGTGACAATCCCCAATTCATAGTGGGAGGAGCCAGCAGAACAGACATTTGCCAAGGAGACCTGg GTGACTGCTGGCTGTTGGCTGCTATTGCTTCTCTGACACTCAATGAAAAGCTGCTTTACAGAGTTGTCCCACAAGACCAAAGTTTCAGTGATAACTATGCTGGAATCTTCCATTTCCAG TTCTGGCGGTATGGTGATTGGGTGGATGTTGTCATCGATGACCGTATCCCCACCTTCAACGGTCAGCTGGTGTTCACCAAGTCTGCCGAAAGGAATGAGTTTTGGAGTGCTCTCTTGGAGAAGGCCTATGCCAA GCTGCATGGCTCCTATGAGGCTCTCAAAGGAGGAAACACCACAGAGGCCATGGAGGACTTCACTGGAGGAGTGACTGAATTCTATGAGCTGAAAGAGGCCCCAAAGGAGCTCTACAAGATCATGAATAAGGCTCTGGAGAGGGGCTCCCTCATGGGTTGCTCCATCGAT TCCCTGGTTCCTGCTCGCTTTGAGACACGCACAGCGACAGGACTTGTCAAAGGACATGCTTACTCTGTGACAGCTGTTGAGgag tgTAAGCCGTCCCAGCACAAGGATTCCAAGGTACGTCTGGTGCGTCTCCGCAACCCTTGGGGTCAGGTGGAGTGGAATGGGCCTTGGAGTGACAA CTCTAAGGAGTGGACCACCATCCCTAAGGCTGAGAAGGAGAAACTTCAGCATCAGAACGCTGAGGATGGAGAATTCTG GATGTCATTTGAAGATTTCAAGAAGAATTACACCAAGATTGAGATCTGTAATCTCACCCCTGATGCTCTGGAGGACGACAAGATCCACAAGTGGACAGTGTCTGTAAACGAGGGCCGCTGGGTGCGGGGGTGTTCAGCAGGCGGCTGTAGAAACTACCCAG ATACTTTCTGGACCAATCCCCAGTACCGCCTGCGTCTCTTGGAGGAGGATGATGACCCGGAGGACAATGAGATGGCCTGCTCATTCGTTGTGGCCTTGATGCAGAAGAATCGTCGAAAAGAACGCAAGATGGGTGCTAACTTGTTCACCATAGGATTTGCCATCTATGAG GTGCCAAAGGAG ATGCATGGAAATAAACAGCATATGCAGAAGGAGTTTTTCCTGTTCAACTCCTCGAAGGCTCGCTGCAAGTCTTACATCAACCTGAGGGAGGTGACCCAGCGTTTTAGACTGAGTCCTGGGGAGTATGTGATCGTGCCTTCCACCTATGAACCCCACCAGGAGGGCGAGTTCATCCTCCGTGTCTTCTCTGAAAAAAGGAACACCTCTGA GGAGATAGAGAACAGGATCGAGGCTGACCATCCGGTG CCAGCCCCAGCCTCCGCAGGtgaggagagtgaggaggacCAACAGTTCCGGACCATCTTCCAGCAAATTGCGGGGGATGTGAGTACATGGAAACCAGTGAGTGCAGGGGggactgtgagt GAAATGGAGATCTCAGCCAATGAGCTGAAGAATGTCCTGAACAGGGTTGTTTCCAAAC ATAAAGAAATGAACACAGAGGGCTTTAGTCTGGAGAGCTGCCGGAGCATGATTGCCCTCATGGAC ATGGATGGGACAGGCAGACTTAACCTACAGGAGTTTAGGCATCTGTGGAACAAAATTAAGCAATGGCAG GGAATCTTTAAGCATTATGACAGTGAACAGACTGGAAGCGTCAACAGTTATGAGATGAGAAATGCTGTGAATGACGCAG GCTTCCGTCTCAACAACCAGCTGTATGACATCATCACCATGCGCTATGCCAATGAGAACATGAACATCGACTTTGACAGCTTTGTTAGCTGTCTGGTGCGGCTGGAGGGGATGTTCA
- the capn3a gene encoding calpain-3 isoform X2: MPYTPSGFFCDRLIRERERRDGEGSLSKPLRFSGQDFTILKQEYIQKKSLFEDDTFPASVESLGYKELGHKSNKVKNIVWKRPKDISDNPQFIVGGASRTDICQGDLGDCWLLAAIASLTLNEKLLYRVVPQDQSFSDNYAGIFHFQFWRYGDWVDVVIDDRIPTFNGQLVFTKSAERNEFWSALLEKAYAKLHGSYEALKGGNTTEAMEDFTGGVTEFYELKEAPKELYKIMNKALERGSLMGCSIDSLVPARFETRTATGLVKGHAYSVTAVEECKPSQHKDSKVRLVRLRNPWGQVEWNGPWSDNSKEWTTIPKAEKEKLQHQNAEDGEFWMSFEDFKKNYTKIEICNLTPDALEDDKIHKWTVSVNEGRWVRGCSAGGCRNYPDTFWTNPQYRLRLLEEDDDPEDNEMACSFVVALMQKNRRKERKMGANLFTIGFAIYEVPKEMHGNKQHMQKEFFLFNSSKARCKSYINLREVTQRFRLSPGEYVIVPSTYEPHQEGEFILRVFSEKRNTSEEIENRIEADHPVPAPASAGEESEEDQQFRTIFQQIAGDVSTWKPVSAGGTEMEISANELKNVLNRVVSKHKEMNTEGFSLESCRSMIALMDMDGTGRLNLQEFRHLWNKIKQWQGIFKHYDSEQTGSVNSYEMRNAVNDAVIRFVSHSGFRLNNQLYDIITMRYANENMNIDFDSFVSCLVRLEGMFRAFQAFDQDGDGTIRLSVLEWLQLTMYA; encoded by the exons ATGCCGTATACACCGTCTGGCTTTTTCTGCGACCGGTTGATCCGGGAGCGAGAACGCAGAGACGGAGAAGGATCTTTGAGCAAGCCTCTTCGCTTCAGTGGACAGGATTTCACCATCCTCAAGCAGGAGTACATCCAAAAGAAGAGCCTGTTCGAGGATGACACTTTTCCCGCCTCCGTGGAATCTTTGGGATACAAAGAGCTGGGTCACAAGTCCAACAAGGTCAAGAACATCGTCTGGAAGAGACCCAAG GACATTAGTGACAATCCCCAATTCATAGTGGGAGGAGCCAGCAGAACAGACATTTGCCAAGGAGACCTGg GTGACTGCTGGCTGTTGGCTGCTATTGCTTCTCTGACACTCAATGAAAAGCTGCTTTACAGAGTTGTCCCACAAGACCAAAGTTTCAGTGATAACTATGCTGGAATCTTCCATTTCCAG TTCTGGCGGTATGGTGATTGGGTGGATGTTGTCATCGATGACCGTATCCCCACCTTCAACGGTCAGCTGGTGTTCACCAAGTCTGCCGAAAGGAATGAGTTTTGGAGTGCTCTCTTGGAGAAGGCCTATGCCAA GCTGCATGGCTCCTATGAGGCTCTCAAAGGAGGAAACACCACAGAGGCCATGGAGGACTTCACTGGAGGAGTGACTGAATTCTATGAGCTGAAAGAGGCCCCAAAGGAGCTCTACAAGATCATGAATAAGGCTCTGGAGAGGGGCTCCCTCATGGGTTGCTCCATCGAT TCCCTGGTTCCTGCTCGCTTTGAGACACGCACAGCGACAGGACTTGTCAAAGGACATGCTTACTCTGTGACAGCTGTTGAGgag tgTAAGCCGTCCCAGCACAAGGATTCCAAGGTACGTCTGGTGCGTCTCCGCAACCCTTGGGGTCAGGTGGAGTGGAATGGGCCTTGGAGTGACAA CTCTAAGGAGTGGACCACCATCCCTAAGGCTGAGAAGGAGAAACTTCAGCATCAGAACGCTGAGGATGGAGAATTCTG GATGTCATTTGAAGATTTCAAGAAGAATTACACCAAGATTGAGATCTGTAATCTCACCCCTGATGCTCTGGAGGACGACAAGATCCACAAGTGGACAGTGTCTGTAAACGAGGGCCGCTGGGTGCGGGGGTGTTCAGCAGGCGGCTGTAGAAACTACCCAG ATACTTTCTGGACCAATCCCCAGTACCGCCTGCGTCTCTTGGAGGAGGATGATGACCCGGAGGACAATGAGATGGCCTGCTCATTCGTTGTGGCCTTGATGCAGAAGAATCGTCGAAAAGAACGCAAGATGGGTGCTAACTTGTTCACCATAGGATTTGCCATCTATGAG GTGCCAAAGGAG ATGCATGGAAATAAACAGCATATGCAGAAGGAGTTTTTCCTGTTCAACTCCTCGAAGGCTCGCTGCAAGTCTTACATCAACCTGAGGGAGGTGACCCAGCGTTTTAGACTGAGTCCTGGGGAGTATGTGATCGTGCCTTCCACCTATGAACCCCACCAGGAGGGCGAGTTCATCCTCCGTGTCTTCTCTGAAAAAAGGAACACCTCTGA GGAGATAGAGAACAGGATCGAGGCTGACCATCCGGTG CCAGCCCCAGCCTCCGCAGGtgaggagagtgaggaggacCAACAGTTCCGGACCATCTTCCAGCAAATTGCGGGGGATGTGAGTACATGGAAACCAGTGAGTGCAGGGGggact GAAATGGAGATCTCAGCCAATGAGCTGAAGAATGTCCTGAACAGGGTTGTTTCCAAAC ATAAAGAAATGAACACAGAGGGCTTTAGTCTGGAGAGCTGCCGGAGCATGATTGCCCTCATGGAC ATGGATGGGACAGGCAGACTTAACCTACAGGAGTTTAGGCATCTGTGGAACAAAATTAAGCAATGGCAG GGAATCTTTAAGCATTATGACAGTGAACAGACTGGAAGCGTCAACAGTTATGAGATGAGAAATGCTGTGAATGACGCAG TCATACGTTTTGTATCCCATTCAGGCTTCCGTCTCAACAACCAGCTGTATGACATCATCACCATGCGCTATGCCAATGAGAACATGAACATCGACTTTGACAGCTTTGTTAGCTGTCTGGTGCGGCTGGAGGGGATGTTCA
- the capn3a gene encoding calpain-3 isoform X5 — translation MPYTPSGFFCDRLIRERERRDGEGSLSKPLRFSGQDFTILKQEYIQKKSLFEDDTFPASVESLGYKELGHKSNKVKNIVWKRPKDISDNPQFIVGGASRTDICQGDLGDCWLLAAIASLTLNEKLLYRVVPQDQSFSDNYAGIFHFQFWRYGDWVDVVIDDRIPTFNGQLVFTKSAERNEFWSALLEKAYAKLHGSYEALKGGNTTEAMEDFTGGVTEFYELKEAPKELYKIMNKALERGSLMGCSIDSLVPARFETRTATGLVKGHAYSVTAVEECKPSQHKDSKVRLVRLRNPWGQVEWNGPWSDNSKEWTTIPKAEKEKLQHQNAEDGEFWMSFEDFKKNYTKIEICNLTPDALEDDKIHKWTVSVNEGRWVRGCSAGGCRNYPDTFWTNPQYRLRLLEEDDDPEDNEMACSFVVALMQKNRRKERKMGANLFTIGFAIYEVPKEMHGNKQHMQKEFFLFNSSKARCKSYINLREVTQRFRLSPGEYVIVPSTYEPHQEGEFILRVFSEKRNTSEEIENRIEADHPVPAPASAGEESEEDQQFRTIFQQIAGDVSTWKPVSAGGTEMEISANELKNVLNRVVSKHKEMNTEGFSLESCRSMIALMDMDGTGRLNLQEFRHLWNKIKQWQGIFKHYDSEQTGSVNSYEMRNAVNDAGFRLNNQLYDIITMRYANENMNIDFDSFVSCLVRLEGMFRAFQAFDQDGDGTIRLSVLEWLQLTMYA, via the exons ATGCCGTATACACCGTCTGGCTTTTTCTGCGACCGGTTGATCCGGGAGCGAGAACGCAGAGACGGAGAAGGATCTTTGAGCAAGCCTCTTCGCTTCAGTGGACAGGATTTCACCATCCTCAAGCAGGAGTACATCCAAAAGAAGAGCCTGTTCGAGGATGACACTTTTCCCGCCTCCGTGGAATCTTTGGGATACAAAGAGCTGGGTCACAAGTCCAACAAGGTCAAGAACATCGTCTGGAAGAGACCCAAG GACATTAGTGACAATCCCCAATTCATAGTGGGAGGAGCCAGCAGAACAGACATTTGCCAAGGAGACCTGg GTGACTGCTGGCTGTTGGCTGCTATTGCTTCTCTGACACTCAATGAAAAGCTGCTTTACAGAGTTGTCCCACAAGACCAAAGTTTCAGTGATAACTATGCTGGAATCTTCCATTTCCAG TTCTGGCGGTATGGTGATTGGGTGGATGTTGTCATCGATGACCGTATCCCCACCTTCAACGGTCAGCTGGTGTTCACCAAGTCTGCCGAAAGGAATGAGTTTTGGAGTGCTCTCTTGGAGAAGGCCTATGCCAA GCTGCATGGCTCCTATGAGGCTCTCAAAGGAGGAAACACCACAGAGGCCATGGAGGACTTCACTGGAGGAGTGACTGAATTCTATGAGCTGAAAGAGGCCCCAAAGGAGCTCTACAAGATCATGAATAAGGCTCTGGAGAGGGGCTCCCTCATGGGTTGCTCCATCGAT TCCCTGGTTCCTGCTCGCTTTGAGACACGCACAGCGACAGGACTTGTCAAAGGACATGCTTACTCTGTGACAGCTGTTGAGgag tgTAAGCCGTCCCAGCACAAGGATTCCAAGGTACGTCTGGTGCGTCTCCGCAACCCTTGGGGTCAGGTGGAGTGGAATGGGCCTTGGAGTGACAA CTCTAAGGAGTGGACCACCATCCCTAAGGCTGAGAAGGAGAAACTTCAGCATCAGAACGCTGAGGATGGAGAATTCTG GATGTCATTTGAAGATTTCAAGAAGAATTACACCAAGATTGAGATCTGTAATCTCACCCCTGATGCTCTGGAGGACGACAAGATCCACAAGTGGACAGTGTCTGTAAACGAGGGCCGCTGGGTGCGGGGGTGTTCAGCAGGCGGCTGTAGAAACTACCCAG ATACTTTCTGGACCAATCCCCAGTACCGCCTGCGTCTCTTGGAGGAGGATGATGACCCGGAGGACAATGAGATGGCCTGCTCATTCGTTGTGGCCTTGATGCAGAAGAATCGTCGAAAAGAACGCAAGATGGGTGCTAACTTGTTCACCATAGGATTTGCCATCTATGAG GTGCCAAAGGAG ATGCATGGAAATAAACAGCATATGCAGAAGGAGTTTTTCCTGTTCAACTCCTCGAAGGCTCGCTGCAAGTCTTACATCAACCTGAGGGAGGTGACCCAGCGTTTTAGACTGAGTCCTGGGGAGTATGTGATCGTGCCTTCCACCTATGAACCCCACCAGGAGGGCGAGTTCATCCTCCGTGTCTTCTCTGAAAAAAGGAACACCTCTGA GGAGATAGAGAACAGGATCGAGGCTGACCATCCGGTG CCAGCCCCAGCCTCCGCAGGtgaggagagtgaggaggacCAACAGTTCCGGACCATCTTCCAGCAAATTGCGGGGGATGTGAGTACATGGAAACCAGTGAGTGCAGGGGggact GAAATGGAGATCTCAGCCAATGAGCTGAAGAATGTCCTGAACAGGGTTGTTTCCAAAC ATAAAGAAATGAACACAGAGGGCTTTAGTCTGGAGAGCTGCCGGAGCATGATTGCCCTCATGGAC ATGGATGGGACAGGCAGACTTAACCTACAGGAGTTTAGGCATCTGTGGAACAAAATTAAGCAATGGCAG GGAATCTTTAAGCATTATGACAGTGAACAGACTGGAAGCGTCAACAGTTATGAGATGAGAAATGCTGTGAATGACGCAG GCTTCCGTCTCAACAACCAGCTGTATGACATCATCACCATGCGCTATGCCAATGAGAACATGAACATCGACTTTGACAGCTTTGTTAGCTGTCTGGTGCGGCTGGAGGGGATGTTCA
- the capn3a gene encoding calpain-3 isoform X7, with the protein MPYTPSGFFCDRLIRERERRDGEGSLSKPLRFSGQDFTILKQEYIQKKSLFEDDTFPASVESLGYKELGHKSNKVKNIVWKRPKDISDNPQFIVGGASRTDICQGDLGDCWLLAAIASLTLNEKLLYRVVPQDQSFSDNYAGIFHFQFWRYGDWVDVVIDDRIPTFNGQLVFTKSAERNEFWSALLEKAYAKLHGSYEALKGGNTTEAMEDFTGGVTEFYELKEAPKELYKIMNKALERGSLMGCSIDSLVPARFETRTATGLVKGHAYSVTAVEECKPSQHKDSKVRLVRLRNPWGQVEWNGPWSDNSKEWTTIPKAEKEKLQHQNAEDGEFWMSFEDFKKNYTKIEICNLTPDALEDDKIHKWTVSVNEGRWVRGCSAGGCRNYPDTFWTNPQYRLRLLEEDDDPEDNEMACSFVVALMQKNRRKERKMGANLFTIGFAIYEVPKEMHGNKQHMQKEFFLFNSSKARCKSYINLREVTQRFRLSPGEYVIVPSTYEPHQEGEFILRVFSEKRNTSEEIENRIEADHPVPAPASAGEESEEDQQFRTIFQQIAGDEMEISANELKNVLNRVVSKHKEMNTEGFSLESCRSMIALMDMDGTGRLNLQEFRHLWNKIKQWQGIFKHYDSEQTGSVNSYEMRNAVNDAGFRLNNQLYDIITMRYANENMNIDFDSFVSCLVRLEGMFRAFQAFDQDGDGTIRLSVLEWLQLTMYA; encoded by the exons ATGCCGTATACACCGTCTGGCTTTTTCTGCGACCGGTTGATCCGGGAGCGAGAACGCAGAGACGGAGAAGGATCTTTGAGCAAGCCTCTTCGCTTCAGTGGACAGGATTTCACCATCCTCAAGCAGGAGTACATCCAAAAGAAGAGCCTGTTCGAGGATGACACTTTTCCCGCCTCCGTGGAATCTTTGGGATACAAAGAGCTGGGTCACAAGTCCAACAAGGTCAAGAACATCGTCTGGAAGAGACCCAAG GACATTAGTGACAATCCCCAATTCATAGTGGGAGGAGCCAGCAGAACAGACATTTGCCAAGGAGACCTGg GTGACTGCTGGCTGTTGGCTGCTATTGCTTCTCTGACACTCAATGAAAAGCTGCTTTACAGAGTTGTCCCACAAGACCAAAGTTTCAGTGATAACTATGCTGGAATCTTCCATTTCCAG TTCTGGCGGTATGGTGATTGGGTGGATGTTGTCATCGATGACCGTATCCCCACCTTCAACGGTCAGCTGGTGTTCACCAAGTCTGCCGAAAGGAATGAGTTTTGGAGTGCTCTCTTGGAGAAGGCCTATGCCAA GCTGCATGGCTCCTATGAGGCTCTCAAAGGAGGAAACACCACAGAGGCCATGGAGGACTTCACTGGAGGAGTGACTGAATTCTATGAGCTGAAAGAGGCCCCAAAGGAGCTCTACAAGATCATGAATAAGGCTCTGGAGAGGGGCTCCCTCATGGGTTGCTCCATCGAT TCCCTGGTTCCTGCTCGCTTTGAGACACGCACAGCGACAGGACTTGTCAAAGGACATGCTTACTCTGTGACAGCTGTTGAGgag tgTAAGCCGTCCCAGCACAAGGATTCCAAGGTACGTCTGGTGCGTCTCCGCAACCCTTGGGGTCAGGTGGAGTGGAATGGGCCTTGGAGTGACAA CTCTAAGGAGTGGACCACCATCCCTAAGGCTGAGAAGGAGAAACTTCAGCATCAGAACGCTGAGGATGGAGAATTCTG GATGTCATTTGAAGATTTCAAGAAGAATTACACCAAGATTGAGATCTGTAATCTCACCCCTGATGCTCTGGAGGACGACAAGATCCACAAGTGGACAGTGTCTGTAAACGAGGGCCGCTGGGTGCGGGGGTGTTCAGCAGGCGGCTGTAGAAACTACCCAG ATACTTTCTGGACCAATCCCCAGTACCGCCTGCGTCTCTTGGAGGAGGATGATGACCCGGAGGACAATGAGATGGCCTGCTCATTCGTTGTGGCCTTGATGCAGAAGAATCGTCGAAAAGAACGCAAGATGGGTGCTAACTTGTTCACCATAGGATTTGCCATCTATGAG GTGCCAAAGGAG ATGCATGGAAATAAACAGCATATGCAGAAGGAGTTTTTCCTGTTCAACTCCTCGAAGGCTCGCTGCAAGTCTTACATCAACCTGAGGGAGGTGACCCAGCGTTTTAGACTGAGTCCTGGGGAGTATGTGATCGTGCCTTCCACCTATGAACCCCACCAGGAGGGCGAGTTCATCCTCCGTGTCTTCTCTGAAAAAAGGAACACCTCTGA GGAGATAGAGAACAGGATCGAGGCTGACCATCCGGTG CCAGCCCCAGCCTCCGCAGGtgaggagagtgaggaggacCAACAGTTCCGGACCATCTTCCAGCAAATTGCGGGGGAT GAAATGGAGATCTCAGCCAATGAGCTGAAGAATGTCCTGAACAGGGTTGTTTCCAAAC ATAAAGAAATGAACACAGAGGGCTTTAGTCTGGAGAGCTGCCGGAGCATGATTGCCCTCATGGAC ATGGATGGGACAGGCAGACTTAACCTACAGGAGTTTAGGCATCTGTGGAACAAAATTAAGCAATGGCAG GGAATCTTTAAGCATTATGACAGTGAACAGACTGGAAGCGTCAACAGTTATGAGATGAGAAATGCTGTGAATGACGCAG GCTTCCGTCTCAACAACCAGCTGTATGACATCATCACCATGCGCTATGCCAATGAGAACATGAACATCGACTTTGACAGCTTTGTTAGCTGTCTGGTGCGGCTGGAGGGGATGTTCA
- the capn3a gene encoding calpain-3 isoform X6: protein MPYTPSGFFCDRLIRERERRDGEGSLSKPLRFSGQDFTILKQEYIQKKSLFEDDTFPASVESLGYKELGHKSNKVKNIVWKRPKDISDNPQFIVGGASRTDICQGDLGDCWLLAAIASLTLNEKLLYRVVPQDQSFSDNYAGIFHFQFWRYGDWVDVVIDDRIPTFNGQLVFTKSAERNEFWSALLEKAYAKLHGSYEALKGGNTTEAMEDFTGGVTEFYELKEAPKELYKIMNKALERGSLMGCSIDSLVPARFETRTATGLVKGHAYSVTAVEECKPSQHKDSKVRLVRLRNPWGQVEWNGPWSDNSKEWTTIPKAEKEKLQHQNAEDGEFWMSFEDFKKNYTKIEICNLTPDALEDDKIHKWTVSVNEGRWVRGCSAGGCRNYPDTFWTNPQYRLRLLEEDDDPEDNEMACSFVVALMQKNRRKERKMGANLFTIGFAIYEVPKEMHGNKQHMQKEFFLFNSSKARCKSYINLREVTQRFRLSPGEYVIVPSTYEPHQEGEFILRVFSEKRNTSEEIENRIEADHPVPAPASAGEESEEDQQFRTIFQQIAGDEMEISANELKNVLNRVVSKHKEMNTEGFSLESCRSMIALMDMDGTGRLNLQEFRHLWNKIKQWQGIFKHYDSEQTGSVNSYEMRNAVNDAVIRFVSHSGFRLNNQLYDIITMRYANENMNIDFDSFVSCLVRLEGMFRAFQAFDQDGDGTIRLSVLEWLQLTMYA, encoded by the exons ATGCCGTATACACCGTCTGGCTTTTTCTGCGACCGGTTGATCCGGGAGCGAGAACGCAGAGACGGAGAAGGATCTTTGAGCAAGCCTCTTCGCTTCAGTGGACAGGATTTCACCATCCTCAAGCAGGAGTACATCCAAAAGAAGAGCCTGTTCGAGGATGACACTTTTCCCGCCTCCGTGGAATCTTTGGGATACAAAGAGCTGGGTCACAAGTCCAACAAGGTCAAGAACATCGTCTGGAAGAGACCCAAG GACATTAGTGACAATCCCCAATTCATAGTGGGAGGAGCCAGCAGAACAGACATTTGCCAAGGAGACCTGg GTGACTGCTGGCTGTTGGCTGCTATTGCTTCTCTGACACTCAATGAAAAGCTGCTTTACAGAGTTGTCCCACAAGACCAAAGTTTCAGTGATAACTATGCTGGAATCTTCCATTTCCAG TTCTGGCGGTATGGTGATTGGGTGGATGTTGTCATCGATGACCGTATCCCCACCTTCAACGGTCAGCTGGTGTTCACCAAGTCTGCCGAAAGGAATGAGTTTTGGAGTGCTCTCTTGGAGAAGGCCTATGCCAA GCTGCATGGCTCCTATGAGGCTCTCAAAGGAGGAAACACCACAGAGGCCATGGAGGACTTCACTGGAGGAGTGACTGAATTCTATGAGCTGAAAGAGGCCCCAAAGGAGCTCTACAAGATCATGAATAAGGCTCTGGAGAGGGGCTCCCTCATGGGTTGCTCCATCGAT TCCCTGGTTCCTGCTCGCTTTGAGACACGCACAGCGACAGGACTTGTCAAAGGACATGCTTACTCTGTGACAGCTGTTGAGgag tgTAAGCCGTCCCAGCACAAGGATTCCAAGGTACGTCTGGTGCGTCTCCGCAACCCTTGGGGTCAGGTGGAGTGGAATGGGCCTTGGAGTGACAA CTCTAAGGAGTGGACCACCATCCCTAAGGCTGAGAAGGAGAAACTTCAGCATCAGAACGCTGAGGATGGAGAATTCTG GATGTCATTTGAAGATTTCAAGAAGAATTACACCAAGATTGAGATCTGTAATCTCACCCCTGATGCTCTGGAGGACGACAAGATCCACAAGTGGACAGTGTCTGTAAACGAGGGCCGCTGGGTGCGGGGGTGTTCAGCAGGCGGCTGTAGAAACTACCCAG ATACTTTCTGGACCAATCCCCAGTACCGCCTGCGTCTCTTGGAGGAGGATGATGACCCGGAGGACAATGAGATGGCCTGCTCATTCGTTGTGGCCTTGATGCAGAAGAATCGTCGAAAAGAACGCAAGATGGGTGCTAACTTGTTCACCATAGGATTTGCCATCTATGAG GTGCCAAAGGAG ATGCATGGAAATAAACAGCATATGCAGAAGGAGTTTTTCCTGTTCAACTCCTCGAAGGCTCGCTGCAAGTCTTACATCAACCTGAGGGAGGTGACCCAGCGTTTTAGACTGAGTCCTGGGGAGTATGTGATCGTGCCTTCCACCTATGAACCCCACCAGGAGGGCGAGTTCATCCTCCGTGTCTTCTCTGAAAAAAGGAACACCTCTGA GGAGATAGAGAACAGGATCGAGGCTGACCATCCGGTG CCAGCCCCAGCCTCCGCAGGtgaggagagtgaggaggacCAACAGTTCCGGACCATCTTCCAGCAAATTGCGGGGGAT GAAATGGAGATCTCAGCCAATGAGCTGAAGAATGTCCTGAACAGGGTTGTTTCCAAAC ATAAAGAAATGAACACAGAGGGCTTTAGTCTGGAGAGCTGCCGGAGCATGATTGCCCTCATGGAC ATGGATGGGACAGGCAGACTTAACCTACAGGAGTTTAGGCATCTGTGGAACAAAATTAAGCAATGGCAG GGAATCTTTAAGCATTATGACAGTGAACAGACTGGAAGCGTCAACAGTTATGAGATGAGAAATGCTGTGAATGACGCAG TCATACGTTTTGTATCCCATTCAGGCTTCCGTCTCAACAACCAGCTGTATGACATCATCACCATGCGCTATGCCAATGAGAACATGAACATCGACTTTGACAGCTTTGTTAGCTGTCTGGTGCGGCTGGAGGGGATGTTCA